The Leptospira hartskeerlii genome contains a region encoding:
- a CDS encoding HAD family hydrolase: protein MRSPLFVFDLMDTLIQDPFHLALKELLPREHWEDFKNGREKQAFLDFEMGRIEEEDFFRRFYLDSHKDKGLPHPKDLKEKMFSKITPITETLEIVKSLRSKGFSVILASNYSIWYKEVMKFPEIGELLHSLDALYFSCEMGVRKPAQEYFQWIETDFPGKDYVFIDDNPTNVEVAGYMNWNAFKFNPKKPGELKEFLTEQYPNCL from the coding sequence CCTGATCCAGGACCCATTCCATCTGGCCTTAAAAGAACTTTTGCCCAGAGAACATTGGGAAGATTTTAAGAACGGTCGGGAAAAGCAAGCCTTCTTAGATTTCGAAATGGGAAGAATTGAAGAAGAGGATTTTTTCCGGAGATTTTATTTGGATTCTCATAAGGATAAGGGACTTCCTCATCCTAAGGATCTAAAGGAAAAGATGTTTTCCAAGATCACTCCTATCACTGAAACTTTGGAGATCGTAAAAAGTTTAAGGTCCAAAGGTTTTTCAGTGATTCTCGCTAGTAATTATTCGATCTGGTACAAAGAAGTTATGAAATTTCCAGAGATAGGAGAACTTTTGCATTCTTTGGATGCTTTGTATTTTTCCTGTGAGATGGGTGTCCGAAAACCTGCCCAAGAATATTTCCAATGGATAGAGACTGATTTTCCCGGAAAAGATTATGTATTCATAGATGATAATCCGACCAATGTGGAAGTCGCTGGTTATATGAACTGGAATGCATTTAAGTTTAATCCTAAAAAACCGGGAGAGCTGAAGGAGTTCCTTACAGAGCAGTACCCCAATTGTCTTTGA
- a CDS encoding flagellar filament outer layer protein FlaA yields MIRTVLFCLCLSLWILPKPTWAPPVKRDQDEASRVLQLEKVLIDWKHYNLFLVDSFEGERPWEVYRGVSFLNRIDYVSQVPDSQAFLKERELYKASPKEEYRSMMVQTFFENPKHEHLEIRPKEPIRLPIGIPTRVFFWAYSNNHNVVLELVFHQKKSKEIVIELGDLKFDGWKRIETQIAVPAKNIRLNQSLRFPLELVSIRIKPNPFQPKGEFYFYMDRLGILIDSREESYPGAEVKDNWGTAL; encoded by the coding sequence GTGATCCGGACCGTTCTATTCTGCCTTTGCCTAAGTTTATGGATCCTTCCTAAACCGACCTGGGCACCTCCCGTCAAAAGAGACCAAGACGAGGCAAGCAGAGTCCTTCAATTAGAAAAAGTACTAATCGATTGGAAGCATTACAATCTTTTTCTAGTGGATTCTTTCGAAGGAGAAAGACCTTGGGAAGTTTATAGAGGAGTTTCCTTCTTAAATAGGATAGACTATGTTTCTCAGGTCCCGGACTCCCAAGCATTCCTAAAAGAAAGAGAATTATACAAGGCATCTCCCAAAGAAGAATACAGATCCATGATGGTCCAAACATTCTTCGAAAATCCTAAACATGAACATCTGGAGATTAGACCTAAGGAACCGATCCGTCTCCCGATCGGAATTCCAACAAGAGTGTTTTTCTGGGCTTACTCAAATAATCATAACGTGGTTTTAGAATTGGTATTTCATCAGAAAAAATCCAAAGAGATCGTCATTGAATTAGGAGATCTTAAGTTTGATGGTTGGAAAAGAATAGAGACCCAAATTGCAGTTCCCGCAAAAAATATCAGGCTAAACCAATCTCTTAGATTTCCTTTGGAGCTCGTTTCTATCCGGATCAAACCGAATCCTTTCCAACCAAAAGGTGAATTTTATTTTTATATGGATCGTTTAGGAATATTGATCGATAGCAGAGAAGAATCTTATCCTGGAGCAGAGGTCAAAGACAATTGGGGTACTGCTCTGTAA
- a CDS encoding YggS family pyridoxal phosphate-dependent enzyme, whose amino-acid sequence MGVSENYKTIIQELESLKPVGTPTLIAVSKFQPKEKVQEAIAGGVIHFGENRVQEGIEKFSDLGKPEKDFILHHIGPVQSSHIRKYAGLYSFVHGVGSQKVLEELKRRMDGDRWKIRYFLQVNLTKEDSKSGFSKEEVLGLLRNKETLSSEFCILEGFMTMGPSSGDPEETRKVFREIAELRKEFCPQGKLSMGMSGDYRIALEEGSDYLRIGTAIFGERT is encoded by the coding sequence GTGGGAGTTTCAGAAAATTATAAAACGATCATTCAAGAACTGGAGTCCCTAAAACCTGTAGGAACTCCAACACTCATCGCAGTTTCTAAATTCCAACCCAAAGAAAAAGTCCAAGAAGCAATTGCCGGAGGAGTAATCCATTTCGGCGAAAATAGAGTCCAAGAAGGGATCGAAAAATTTTCCGACTTGGGAAAACCTGAAAAAGATTTTATACTACATCATATAGGTCCCGTACAATCTTCTCACATCCGAAAATATGCAGGACTTTATTCATTCGTTCATGGAGTAGGTTCGCAAAAAGTCCTAGAGGAATTGAAAAGAAGAATGGACGGGGACCGCTGGAAGATACGTTACTTCCTACAAGTCAATCTAACAAAAGAAGATTCGAAATCAGGATTTTCGAAAGAAGAAGTTTTGGGCCTTCTTCGAAACAAAGAAACTCTCAGCTCTGAGTTCTGTATATTAGAAGGTTTTATGACAATGGGTCCAAGCTCAGGCGATCCGGAAGAAACCCGCAAAGTGTTTAGAGAGATTGCCGAGCTTCGAAAAGAATTTTGCCCCCAAGGAAAGTTATCCATGGGAATGTCAGGCGATTACAGGATTGCATTGGAAGAAGGTAGCGATTATCTTAGGATCGGAACCGCAATATTCGGAGAAAGAACATGA
- the proC gene encoding pyrroline-5-carboxylate reductase, with the protein MKYNKIGIIGCGNMGGAIYHSLQSRKIDVIGYDPYLDPKKAEGMVLESDWSNFQKKADLLILAIKPAEVSKTLRSLEAPKAILSVAAGIDTKILSSSAPVGSKVVRIMPNLPILVGKGALGYYGDKELYESLKEIFSPISYCLELSKEELLDAVTGLSGSGPAYVLRFIQSLAEGGVASGLTYSQALELSIQTVIGGAELLAKELEKNPDTHPEVLKNKVTSPGGTTIAGLEELEKNKFPFAVISAVKRATERSKELGN; encoded by the coding sequence ATGAAATATAATAAAATTGGTATCATAGGCTGCGGGAATATGGGAGGAGCGATCTATCATTCTCTCCAATCTAGAAAAATTGATGTGATCGGTTATGATCCTTATCTAGATCCAAAAAAAGCAGAGGGAATGGTTTTGGAATCTGATTGGTCCAATTTCCAAAAGAAAGCGGATCTTCTTATCTTAGCAATAAAACCTGCAGAGGTTTCTAAAACTCTTAGATCTTTAGAGGCTCCTAAAGCAATTCTATCTGTGGCAGCAGGCATTGACACAAAGATACTTTCTTCTTCTGCTCCTGTTGGATCTAAGGTAGTACGTATCATGCCGAATCTCCCTATTCTCGTAGGGAAGGGCGCGTTGGGTTACTACGGAGATAAGGAACTATACGAAAGTCTAAAGGAGATTTTCTCACCAATCTCTTATTGTTTGGAACTTTCTAAAGAAGAACTATTGGATGCTGTGACTGGACTCTCCGGTTCGGGCCCTGCTTATGTACTTCGGTTTATCCAAAGTTTGGCAGAAGGTGGAGTTGCCTCCGGTTTGACATACTCTCAAGCATTAGAGCTTTCCATACAAACTGTGATAGGTGGTGCGGAATTACTTGCAAAAGAATTGGAAAAGAATCCTGATACTCATCCTGAAGTTTTGAAAAATAAAGTAACTTCTCCTGGCGGAACTACAATTGCAGGTTTGGAAGAGTTGGAGAAGAATAAGTTTCCCTTTGCTGTTATCTCTGCAGTGAAAAGAGCAACTGAACGTTCTAAGGAGTTAGGAAACTAA